The following nucleotide sequence is from Juglans microcarpa x Juglans regia isolate MS1-56 chromosome 6D, Jm3101_v1.0, whole genome shotgun sequence.
TGTCCTGATAAAATGTAACATCTCCAATGAaacaatgtgtgtgtgtgtgaaaaatAGAGGATGAATCAAATAATTGAAGAAGATAGGACTATCTAACAAAAGCTCCTATGTGGCCAGGATTTAAAGATGAGGCttaactttcttctttctggCAGACCGCCACAGAACAAAGCATGGCCTCTTCGTCCATCATTCTCCCAAGCATTCCAGGCCCTCCTCTCAAATCCCAGTTTCTCGGGGGAAACCGCCTCTTTCTCAAACCCTTTTTCACGATTCAGAAACAGCCATCAACCCAACCCTTAACAACATGTGCCAAATTTGACCTATCCCAAATCCTGGGAGGCAGAGGGCTCTGCAATGGGGAACAAGGTCTTCAGCAGGAGCTGACGAGAAACATTGAAGAACAGGCATCATCAGCTTCTGATGCAACAAAGCAAGAACAGTCAGGTAGTGTTGCGATATCAACACCTGGCAATGTTCCAGAGAACGCTTTTGAAAAGGAGCTGATGGGGCTAACTGGGGGGTTTCCCGGTGGGGAGAAGGGTTTGATAACATTTATAGAAAGAAACCCACCTCCAAAGAAAACAGTAGCAGATTCAGCAAATCTACTCGAAGTTACCAGCTCGAAGAAGCCAAAAGCTCCAGAATTGCCACTCTTAATGCCTGGTATGATTGCCATTGTGAATAACCCCAATAACCCATATTACATGTATTGCGGTATTGTTCAGAGAATCACGGATGGAAAGGCAGGGGTTCTTTTCGAGGGAGGAAACTGGGATCGATTAATTACTTTCCGATTGGATGAGCTGCAACGCAGGGAAAAGGGCCCTCCATTTAAGAATCCCAAGTCTGCTATCCTCGAGCCTCTGCTTGAGAAAAAGGATTCAAAATGATTCCATCTTTTCATATCAGTTGTATCAAGTTCATGTATATGCCATATGTGTAGTTTTCACAACATAGGCAAAGGCAGCGTAACTTCTTCTGTAAACACTTCCTTTCAACGGTGTTCAATTAGACAAAAGCAGAGAGTATAGTATCTCAAACACAGCTTTTAAATTCACGGCTGGGGGCtgtattttatttgttaattacGACATTGTTCCTTTAAAATCTGCAACAATCTGTAGAAAGTGAACTTTTGAGTATTTCAAAACTAAAGAATGGTGGAGGTATGTCCGCCTCGTCATCCCTTCTCAAAGCTCCATCAAAATATCAGAAGCAGCCACCCAACTgccaaaagattgaaaaaaacaGTCAGTTTCTAACAACtggataaaaaggaaaaaaatttatagaacaGTATTGAGGATTCTGTTTCTGTATTGAAAATGCTTCAATGATTCGTGCACACGTACAGAGCAAGATTGATCTGTTCAGTAATCCTAAACatcaagatattattttttcagctaGTAAACTGGAAAGGAAGCTGATTATTGTTCGTTCACTCCAACAACAGTGCTCCACACATGAAAGGTGGGTTTTAAAGATGAACTTCAATACTTCAATGTCTCATAACTGAAGAACTTGTCAGTTTTCCAGCTAGTATATGAATAACGAGAGGGAAGTCCATTATTGAAAATAAAGGAGCAAATACCAATCCTCTTGATCTCATTCATTCCAACAAACAAGGCTGATATTAAGCAATCACATCTCCAAAAACTTATTATGCAAACAAGATTACAACAGTGCTCCACAGTACAGATGAAAgatgggtttttctttttggttggaATGATGAACTTCAATACTTCAATGCCTCAAAACTTGAAAGAAAGCAGCCAGAACTTAATCCAATTTCACTGCCTTGTGATtcgcaaaaaaagaaaaaagaaaaaagaaaagaatagataaCCACCATGCACAGTAGTTATTTTCTAGTTCAATCCCTTCCCACACTTCAAGTTAGTACAGTTCATTGCATAAGAAGGGAGAGAAATTAATGAGTAAACGTAAAAATCGCTGCAACAACTTAACAAGGAGCTCTATGCCTACCAATATAGTCTCAATCTCCTCATTGGACACTGGTGTTCGTTTGGGCTGAAGAGAAGCTTTCCCTCCAACAGTTGTTGAGACTTTTGAACCAAAGAAGAAAGTTTGACCAGCATCACCAGGTGTATAAGTTGCTTGAGTCTGGGATGCAGAATCTGCAAGTGATTTCCTCAATAATGATAATTcttgaaagaaggaaaaaatttgTGGACAAAAAATGATTACAGTGGTTTTTCAAAGCACCAAGTCATTCTCTAACTATATAATGCATAATATAAACAAAGTGGTATCTGGTCAGCATCATCCAAAGAACACGTCCTGAAGCACCCTTTTGCACCATAAGGTAACAACATAATTCTAACATAgcataaaagaaatgttaaTATATGACAAGTTAAAATGGAAAAATTACTGAATGAAGACTCAAAAGGAGCAAGACGAAGGAGATGGATGATAACAAAAGTATGTCTATCTTCTTATTTACTTCTTATGTTTCACCCCCAAAAAAGTCATAGTCTAAAGCTTTGTTGCTGAATTAAAAAACCTCCGAATACACCTCCAACACTAGATGAACTAAGAACAACATATTAACTTTCCCCACCATGGGTAGCCAATAAAATCTTCACAGAGAGAGATCAGTAACTGTCCGAAAAATAGAATTCGCTGCCTACACTAACACCCCCCACccagtttattttttctttgataaaacGAAATTTCGCAGTAATATAAGTGGCTAAATCTCAGGTCCGTTAGGACTCACAAAAATGGACTGTTAGGAAGATATCAATAGGGCATCTTTCCTACActatagatattaaaaaaatgctcTAATCCTCTCACTCGCACAAGATCTGATCTCAAATAAAACTCTTGATGACCCAATGTCAAAGTAATATCACGGAAAAGCAAAATGCTCATAAAATGGGACCATCTAGCGTTAATATGACGCTTTAGAATCCAAGTGGTGCTTGAGTAATTAAATTCAGCTAAACATATCCAAATCTATAAACTCAAGTAAAAGTCATCAATCAATCTAAGAAAATGACATGAAAACTAAACGTTGAGGTAGCACGTATAGAACtaaaagagaaagggagagacgCAGCGTAACAGACCCGAGGGTTTAGGGCGCTTTGAGGAAATTTGATGCGCGGTATTCTCTTCATAATCTGGCCTCCACCCATCTCGCTCGCTGGCTCTAGCCTCTACGGTGTGTCTGTGTGCGCGAAACGAATAGGGACTTCTCTCGAGCTCAGGAAAACTTTAAGAACAGAGACGTCTCTTTGAGGTGGCGGCGACTTGTGCTTGTGTTAGACCGGTCTTTAATTGTTGTCGCGTTCTCAATCAACTCACTTTTCGTAACGAAATACTGCAACGCGTTACAATagacacaagaaaaaaaaatataaaaataaaataaaattacaaattaacgtaattttatattatttattaaatttattttataataaaaataattttataatataatataatatatcacatcaaattattattattattattttttataatgaaattattattaatttatagaatatatcatataaatttttttatataaattttttttataatatatcatacaaaattattattaattattttatagttaaaatatttaggattttctgtttttctaaacatttttttttttttgaaaaacctTCAGCGTTGACTAACAATTAGTAAATTACTactttagattataaaataacttatattgTAAAAATAGATGTAATATAAACTTAGGTTTATAAAATCTACTTTTCTAAAAATAAGGCTATCAGCATAGTTGCTGGGCCAAGCTGTGGATTAGGGACCATTAATGGGCCTAGTGATTCAAAGGTCTAGACCCAATTAATTTGACTACAGAAACGCAACTCCAAAGAAGCAGggatacattttaattttttcttatagatttataaaaaaaaattaatttacaaaactgacgtaattttataaaattcgttatatatattttataataaaaatatttttataatttaatgtatttaatattaatctataatttaattttatataattttttgtctcTGGATTTGGGTTTGATGATGCTGCAAATCTGAAAGGCACGATTATCCAGCATACTGAATAAGTGGAATTGGGGAAGCAAGGCAAGCATAGAGAACGTGGGATGAAACCTCTGAAACAGAGGAGAAGAAGATCCAGAAGAGCCTATAAAAATGCCGGCACcgccaatattattaaatagatTCCTCTATCAAAGTCAAAGTGCTAACTTAATTATCTATCTGCcaataaaacatataatattaatagattagttgagaaaatatataaaatcacgaAAATAGTCACAAGTAATTGTAGAATATATTGATGCATTTTCAGTCACACAGGCGAATGACAATAGTATGGTGGGATCATCCACTCCTCTCATGCTGTGGTTCTTGGCAgtagtgtgtttttttttttttttttttgtgatgggGGCAGTAGTGTGTTTAGAACGCTCGTTTATGACTTCTTTAATGATAAATGAttgaagataaatataaatatatatatatatatgtgtgtatatatatttacgtGATTCGATACTAATTCCGTCGTCCATACCTATTTTAGCAAGTCCGTTTGATATAAAAAGCTCTCTGCATATATTCCGTGGAGTTCTCTCTCAAAAATGGTATTGGAGTTGTATGATTCTATTTCTTCTGTCAATCAATTCAGGATgagctaaactcatctcaattcatatcaattcattattacaattttttcaaatcttaacacaaaatataataaataatttaactttttcaaattttaaaataataataataatattaaaaaataatattttaacaatattttatcatcataactcaattcagctcaattcagtttaatatccaaacgcagcctcAATATTCATTCCAAATGAAGCACCCACCTTATTGTTGACTCTTACGTTTAggtattaaaatgagatgattttaaataaaagttaaaaattaaataaaatattatttttttaatattattattattttaaaaaattaaattatttatcttacTTTATATCTTATCCTCTAACTTTAATGTCCAATCAAGCCTTTAGTTGACAACTTTCCCCTCCTCCATTTCTCTCTTACAAAGTTACATATCGGGgcattattttttggaataaatatagataaaaattactgTTGAGAGCAACTATTTtatacacatgatgtggcatcatctagactACACATCTCCTAAGTCTAAAATAAGAAAGTAGAGAATTAAAAGTAATCAAGTAGTGAGTGTAAAATATGCACTACTACAGTaacttctctctaacattactcttttttttgtgtggactcTTCTTCATAAGCCTTACACTTGCACTCAATTTGCTCCATAAGTACATAACTACCACGCATTAATCAGTGATGTTATAAAAGGCCTTATAAAGAATAAtggatattaattaaatttctagACTTTAAAACTactaagattatatatatatatatgttaaaggtcttacaaagaaagaaattattgtaattagcaaaatatgaaaacaagtAGTAACATTAATCCAAGTTTCCCTTGAGATATTTTTTCGTGATATTTATGCTCAATTATTAATCCTCAATTTCATCTTTTCACGAGTAATGCAGCAAGTAGGGTAGCTTCTCAAGCTGGCCGCCTTTAAGGTCGATGTCTTGCCACCTTGCAACGTCTGGCTTTCAAGTCTGCTCAATTCTTTTCGTAATTTCATGATCTTctcttcatttatatatatagatatatgtccTGATCAATAATAACCAAATTTGGCTCTATCTAGAGTACTAGACTACTTCACAGGCCCTCAACGTCAATCATGTCCTCATGCCTTTCAACTGGCTTTGATCAAGTCCTCCTTGTTTTCGTTAAATCCAGGCTGATTTGTCACTGATTTCCTTTCAGAGACCCTTAAGAACCAGTCTTTGCCTTTTGGATTTTAGTTCAGTCTTGTATTTTTCCCATCTGTTATGATCCCAAATTGGACCCAGACTGTTACTGTTACACTCAAATGAAAAGCGCACGATAGAAGCAGCTTTCAGTGATTTTCAGCTCTAAGATAAGATGGGTTAAACTCTTCAAAGTGCATCAAATATACAAGTAATGGCAATTAATGAAAATTGACAACTCTCAAGTCAAATTGACTAAAGGGTCTCTGTCGTGATTTAAAGCCAAAACGCTTACTTAGTGCATGCTAGAGCAGCAAATTTTCTTCCGGAGACAGCGGACTGAGAAGACTAGGTCATCGATCGGTAAGTGAGCGGTGTTGCAGGCAAGAATGTTGCAATGAGCATTGAGGCATGCAGGAGGACGACTGCTTAGGGTATGTTTGGCAAGTGGGTATTTTGTAGGGAAGCCTCGGGACACTAACATTTATGGATACTTATCGGTGGAGCTATGGATTCTAAATTTGTGATTCTGAtcgcacaattttttttttatatatatatatatatatatatccttttctttatattaaaaagagaGCCCCAAGAGTTTGTGAATCTAATTAATTACCTCAAATGATATGCGTATATGccttaaaaaagaaatgttataGAAGAGAGCAAATTACACGTTGGAGAAGAGAGTTATCAAAGCATGTGCCAGTACTACGGTGTGTTTGTTATAATGAGACTAGAGATCCTGTTGGGTTTCTATGTGCGGAGTCTGGTTGTGTTTGTGATGGTTCAGTTTGATGACCCAATTCGACAATATTTGTTGCagtttttttgtggtttttcaATAAGACTTCGGCTATGGAACGGTTTTTTTGGTGGATCTTGATTTGATCCGACCCAATCTGCTGACTAGGATTtactatatatgtattattatCTTGTATGGGCGCCACATTGTATCTTTGATTATCATCTAAATTAAACTTTTATACAGTTACGTGGATGTTGGTACGTTGCTGAACTACATACACCTTGTGTCGTGTATGATTGATTTCACTTCTTATTTTACTTTCCTCTGATCGTTTTTAATAAATCCTgtataagaagttaaaaaaaaaaaaaaactctggaCATTCCAAacatgaataaatacaataatataattttcactCACGAATGGTatgatattttacattttatatcacagattattaaaagattaatcaTTTCATCTCTAACTATAAAAATTGGATTTATTTTGTATCTATGCACTCATTTATATTGGCCAAAACTTGGGTACTGAACTTGTATGCGAAGTAATATCGTTGGATGTGTCTtctagtataaattatatttgaatacaTACATTATATCGATAACAAAATTTAGAGTCTTCAAAATGTGTCGATTGCAAAATGATTTTGACAATTTTAATTTGAGCACTATTACATctacaaatgaattatataaaattaatcttaaaaactgacgtgatttcatctgatttgttagatctactttacaataaaaataatttgataatctaACGAACCGCATCAAGCCACgttagtttgtgagattatttttatgtaatctatttgtggctaaaatatttcccAATTAATTTGAGAATCCTCaattgaatatataaaagatcTCAATCATACGATGAATTATATAAACCAGACGTctgaatttaaaataagatgCATTATTTAACAAATGGCTAGCGATTTTGTTTAACtcgatttatttattaataagttatctataaatataaaattatgattgtttattaacaatattataaagagtaatgttacacaCTATACTCCCATCTCACTTTTAtcttaatatgtaaaatatgacACGTTTATCACTATTAGATAATAAGAGAAATCTAATAAACGatcatctaataataataaatgtgtcaaattttatataataaaataaaagtgagataaTAATATAGTGTTTAGAACTTTTGTATTGCCAATAATATAAATCACAAATAGCACCCGCGTCTATGATGCAATTGATGAAGTCAATTGTAGGCGAcattcataataataaaatgaaatttataataaataaaaaaattaaaagaaaatgattttgtacCAATACACAAAAATTGGTATAGCCAACCTTCAAATGACTTGTTGTCTCTAGGACATAATTGTTTAATGAGTGATTTAAATAGTGGGATGAGattagatagttttagatgagttgaataaaatattattagaatattattttttaatattattattattttaaaatttaaaaaaattgatttgtttattatattttgtgttagaatttaagaaaattataataatgagatgaaaccaACTCTAAATTCAAACAGGACCTAATTATTCgtagtaaaaataaaactaattctGGCAAGTGATTGGTCCCAAAACTtcgttagaaaaaaaaaaacataattctcctattattgtttaaaaaatctTCAAGAGTATTACACAACctttcttaataattatttctattttcgAAAAAGTGTCAATAGTATCTCCGGTGAATGTGTCAAAACAAGAACGCGTTAAGtagaacaagaaaataattattttgcaaCTACTTTACACTTCTACATAAAATGAAGGgtaaatattgaaatttatttttaaaagagtggCATGATTGATTGTATTGGTTGATTGAACATGAAtggtaaaataattgtaaacaaCTGGTAAGTATATCATTACCCAAGTAGGCAAGAAAAACATCACCCTACGTCAAAGCAATAGCTAGTCAACTTTCTTTTCGGAAATAGATCAAGATTAAAATGCTGTCAAACAATGCGTACAATAAACGATGGTTTGGTTATATAGATAAgatggaataaaataaaaataaaataaaatattattagaatataattttttaatataatttttattttaaaacttaacaaaattataattattagatcaGATGATATgatctgtgaaaacaaatcaGGCTTGACTGGCTAATAACTTTTACTTAAGTAATTACAAATTCGTGTTGACGTTATTGATAGGttgaaaactataaaattaataaacggATAAAATGGATCAATTACTCTCGTGAATATCGATCATCAAAAGTACTACATGGCAATACTTGAACATTTTCCTGGAAAACAGAACTAAcgtttaaataaacaaattaccGAGATTCAGCTTTGACAGACGACGGCCACTTGAGATTGTCGTGATTTTCAATACTTTTCAACGCCGTAAACCCGACGCCCAGGTTCATGCCTCGTGAAACATCAGATCATGATCGATACAGCTCCGCCATGTTAACCTTGCTCTTTTGGCCAATCACTTTCCACTAAGTCCAGGTCCCATCTCTATCTACCTTCTATAAATTCACAATCCAGTTGGTTCATTCTCCATACATATATTATCTCTACCTTGCTCCTTAATTTTCTCTTATCACagtcatataatatattcaccaatttctctctctaattttgaTCTCCCTGATATCTCTAAAGATGTGGAACTCCTTTCTTACCTGCTGCAaacaactttcatttcatcaacCACTACTACTACTAGAACCTAGGAATGCAGACAGTACTACTGTATATAGAGATGAGTTAGAGAAGAAAGCATCAAGGAAGAAGCTGGAGAGTAGCAGCAGAGATCATATTGCATATTCAAAACTGCCAATATTGCAGCTTCCAGGAGAAGATGGTCATGGCGGTGTTGACAAAAAAGGGTTTATAAGAGTAAAAGTCAAGATGACAAAGGAAGAAGCAGCTCGACTATTGTCCAGGTGCAAAGACGGAGGGTTCCTGGAATTCAAGGACTTAGCTCTTGAGCTTGCTCAGATACCAGTAGATCGTGTTAGCGTTGTGTCCCCAAACCCTATCTGTGATGATCATCCAGTGCTAAGGGGTATCCCGGAGGAGCTTGAgaattaagtgtatttttttatggaaaattttcataaatggTACTTGCGCCTTGCTAG
It contains:
- the LOC121235173 gene encoding NAD(P)H-quinone oxidoreductase subunit S, chloroplastic-like; amino-acid sequence: MASSSIILPSIPGPPLKSQFLGGNRLFLKPFFTIQKQPSTQPLTTCAKFDLSQILGGRGLCNGEQGLQQELTRNIEEQASSASDATKQEQSGSVAISTPGNVPENAFEKELMGLTGGFPGGEKGLITFIERNPPPKKTVADSANLLEVTSSKKPKAPELPLLMPGMIAIVNNPNNPYYMYCGIVQRITDGKAGVLFEGGNWDRLITFRLDELQRREKGPPFKNPKSAILEPLLEKKDSK
- the LOC121235517 gene encoding uncharacterized protein LOC121235517, whose amino-acid sequence is MNLGVGFTALKSIENHDNLKWPSSVKAESRFPELERSPYSFRAHRHTVEARASERDGWRPDYEENTAHQISSKRPKPSDSASQTQATYTPGDAGQTFFFGSKVSTTVGGKASLQPKRTPVSNEEIETILLGGCF